The Rhodopseudomonas palustris genome window below encodes:
- a CDS encoding SIR2 family NAD-dependent protein deacylase — MIAPDLRSGVEQLGDMIAGASVIVPFTGAGISTESGIPDFRSPGGLWTRNRPIPFEEFVARQDARDEAWRRRFAMDDTFAAAQPGRGHRALAALYKAGKVPAIITQNIDNLHQASGFAAGDVVELHGNTTYARCIGCGKRHELDWVRQWFRRAGHAPHCTACDEPVKTATISFGQAMPVDEMRYASQLAQNCDLFLAIGSSLVVWPAAGIPMLAKESGAKLVIINNEPTEQDEIADLVIRHDIGETLGPFVGN; from the coding sequence ATGATCGCACCAGACCTGCGCAGCGGGGTTGAACAGCTCGGCGACATGATCGCCGGCGCCTCGGTGATCGTGCCGTTCACCGGCGCCGGGATCTCCACCGAATCGGGCATTCCGGACTTTCGCTCGCCGGGCGGGCTGTGGACCCGCAACCGTCCGATCCCGTTCGAGGAGTTCGTCGCGCGGCAGGACGCGCGCGACGAGGCCTGGCGGCGGCGCTTCGCGATGGACGACACCTTCGCGGCGGCGCAGCCGGGGCGCGGCCATCGCGCGCTCGCGGCGCTGTACAAGGCCGGCAAGGTCCCGGCAATCATCACCCAGAACATCGACAATCTGCATCAGGCGTCCGGCTTCGCCGCCGGCGACGTCGTCGAGTTGCACGGCAACACCACCTATGCGCGCTGCATCGGCTGCGGCAAACGCCACGAGCTCGATTGGGTGCGGCAGTGGTTTCGACGCGCCGGCCATGCGCCGCATTGCACGGCCTGCGACGAGCCGGTGAAGACCGCCACGATCTCGTTCGGCCAGGCGATGCCCGTCGACGAGATGCGCTATGCCAGCCAGCTCGCGCAGAATTGCGATCTGTTTCTGGCGATCGGATCGTCGCTGGTGGTGTGGCCCGCTGCCGGGATTCCGATGCTCGCGAAGGAGTCCGGCGCCAAGCTCGTGATCATCAACAACGAGCCGACAGAGCAGGACGAAATCGCCGATCTGGTGATCCGACACGACATCGGCGAAACGCTCGGGCCATTCGTCGGCAACTGA
- a CDS encoding DUF192 domain-containing protein → MTSSCRGYAGRVLSALVAVLLLCAFAAQNAQAAKMETLEIVTRTGVHVFSVEVATTEQERETGLMYRKQMPEGQGMLFDFRPEQPVSMWMKNTYIPLDMIFIRADGSILRIAENTEPMSTAIISSGGPVAGVLEVIGGTAKKLGIVAGDRVGHPLFKGR, encoded by the coding sequence ATGACGAGCTCTTGTAGGGGATATGCCGGCCGGGTGCTGAGCGCGCTGGTCGCCGTGCTGCTGCTGTGCGCGTTCGCCGCGCAGAACGCGCAGGCGGCCAAGATGGAGACGCTGGAGATCGTCACCCGAACCGGCGTGCACGTCTTCAGCGTCGAGGTCGCGACCACCGAGCAGGAGCGCGAAACCGGCCTGATGTATCGCAAGCAGATGCCCGAAGGGCAGGGCATGCTGTTCGACTTCCGGCCGGAGCAGCCTGTGTCGATGTGGATGAAGAACACCTACATCCCGCTCGACATGATCTTCATCCGCGCCGACGGCAGCATCCTGCGGATCGCCGAGAACACCGAACCGATGTCGACGGCGATCATTTCGTCCGGCGGGCCGGTGGCCGGCGTGCTCGAAGTCATCGGCGGCACCGCGAAGAAGCTCGGCATCGTCGCCGGCGACCGGGTCGGCCATCCGCTGTTCAAGGGCCGCTGA
- a CDS encoding sensor histidine kinase produces MPETPTVYFEAASTLAVVVASNEPLLFLSEDQKVIAASASFCRAFEIDPATVPGKRLSELGNGEWDMPKLASLLRATASGSAQIEAYEIDLRRPKLNARNLVVNARMLDDGVKDRVRLLVAVTDVTDARAESRLKDDLVREKAILLQEVQHRVANSLQIIASVLMQSARRIQSEEARGHLHSAHHRVMSIAALQRQLSTSTGETVELRTYFTQLSQSLGASMIDDPGRLSIVVRADDSTVAADTSVSLGLIVTELVINALKHAFRDRLTGTIVIDYRSSGKDWTLSVADDGVGMPVGSEAPKPGLGTGIVDALAKNLLATIELSDAGPGTVVTISHREDADSENSRSTAA; encoded by the coding sequence ATGCCAGAGACCCCGACCGTGTATTTCGAGGCGGCGAGCACGCTCGCCGTCGTGGTGGCGTCGAACGAACCGCTGCTGTTCCTGTCCGAAGACCAGAAGGTCATTGCTGCGAGCGCATCGTTCTGCCGCGCGTTTGAAATCGATCCCGCGACCGTTCCCGGCAAACGCCTCAGCGAACTCGGCAACGGCGAATGGGACATGCCCAAGCTCGCCTCGCTGCTGAGGGCGACCGCTTCGGGAAGCGCGCAGATCGAAGCCTACGAAATCGATCTGCGCAGGCCGAAACTGAATGCACGAAACCTGGTCGTCAACGCCCGGATGCTCGATGACGGCGTCAAGGATCGCGTCCGGCTCCTGGTGGCGGTGACCGATGTCACCGACGCGCGCGCCGAATCCCGATTGAAGGATGATCTCGTCCGCGAAAAGGCGATCCTGCTGCAGGAAGTCCAGCATCGCGTCGCCAACAGCCTGCAGATCATCGCGAGCGTTCTGATGCAGAGCGCGCGTCGGATCCAGTCGGAAGAAGCGCGCGGGCATCTCCACAGCGCCCATCACCGGGTGATGTCGATCGCGGCCCTGCAACGCCAACTCTCGACCTCCACCGGTGAAACCGTCGAACTCCGAACCTATTTCACTCAGCTTTCGCAAAGCCTGGGTGCATCGATGATCGACGACCCGGGCCGCCTCTCCATCGTCGTGAGAGCTGACGACAGCACCGTGGCTGCGGACACGTCGGTGAGCCTGGGTCTGATCGTCACCGAACTCGTGATCAACGCCCTCAAGCACGCCTTCCGTGATCGGCTCACCGGCACGATCGTGATCGACTACCGCTCGTCGGGCAAAGATTGGACGCTTTCGGTCGCCGACGACGGGGTCGGGATGCCTGTCGGGAGCGAAGCGCCGAAGCCCGGCCTCGGCACCGGAATTGTCGACGCGCTCGCCAAGAATTTGCTGGCGACGATCGAGCTGAGCGATGCGGGCCCCGGCACCGTCGTGACAATCAGCCATCGGGAAGACGCCGATAGCGAAAACAGCCGTTCGACCGCGGCATAG
- a CDS encoding PilZ domain-containing protein, whose translation MAKERNKRDSRKSVRQSGWITLDGGFAARPCEVVDLSTSGAKLTLADAISLGPKLRLAFSRDSRTGRNCEVVWRRGTTVGVKFVS comes from the coding sequence ATGGCCAAAGAACGAAACAAGCGCGACTCGCGCAAATCGGTGCGACAGAGCGGCTGGATCACGCTGGATGGCGGCTTCGCGGCGCGGCCTTGCGAGGTGGTCGATCTGTCGACCTCGGGCGCCAAGCTCACCCTGGCGGATGCGATCTCGCTGGGACCGAAACTCCGGCTGGCGTTCTCGCGCGATTCCCGAACCGGCCGGAATTGCGAAGTGGTGTGGCGGCGCGGCACGACGGTCGGCGTCAAATTCGTCAGTTGA
- a CDS encoding cold-shock protein, which yields MGSDGFESKKPGVAAGGAGRPGAVEFAHRDEFTPRDGIGSAFAGIGESANLVEIGGVIKWFDASKGYGFIVPDNGAADVLLHVTVLRRDGYQTAYEGARIVVECVQRAKGYQAFRVVSMDESTAIHPAQMLPPRTHVSVTPTSGLERAQVKWFNRLRGFGFLTCGEGTPDIFVHMETLRRYGMTELRPGQYVLVRFGPGSKGMMAAEIQPENGAPGLSSH from the coding sequence ATGGGGTCGGACGGTTTTGAGTCCAAAAAGCCAGGCGTGGCGGCAGGCGGTGCCGGACGGCCTGGGGCTGTGGAATTCGCGCATCGCGACGAATTCACGCCGCGCGATGGTATCGGCAGTGCCTTCGCGGGCATCGGCGAATCCGCGAACCTGGTCGAGATCGGTGGCGTCATCAAATGGTTCGACGCTTCGAAGGGCTACGGCTTCATCGTCCCCGACAACGGCGCTGCGGATGTGTTGCTGCATGTGACCGTGCTGCGCCGGGACGGCTACCAGACCGCCTATGAGGGCGCGCGCATCGTCGTGGAATGCGTCCAGCGCGCCAAGGGCTATCAGGCGTTCCGCGTCGTCTCGATGGACGAGTCGACCGCGATCCATCCCGCCCAGATGCTGCCGCCGCGCACCCATGTCAGCGTCACCCCGACCAGCGGGCTCGAGCGCGCCCAGGTGAAGTGGTTCAACCGCCTGCGCGGCTTCGGCTTCCTGACCTGCGGCGAAGGCACGCCGGACATCTTCGTGCATATGGAAACGCTGCGGCGCTACGGCATGACCGAGTTGCGTCCCGGCCAGTACGTGCTGGTGCGGTTCGGGCCGGGCTCCAAGGGGATGATGGCCGCCGAGATCCAGCCGGAAAACGGCGCCCCGGGATTGTCCTCGCACTGA
- a CDS encoding VOC family protein, giving the protein MRFLHTMLRVRNLDTALQFFCGALGLEEVRRIDNDKGKFTLLFLCAPEDRELVGQSKGRPAPTIELTHNWDEESYGEDRFFGHLAYEVDDIYATCDRLMKMGITINRPPRDGQMAFVRSPDLHSVELLQKGDALPPQEPWASMPNTGHW; this is encoded by the coding sequence ATGCGTTTTCTGCACACCATGCTGCGCGTCCGCAATCTCGACACGGCGCTGCAATTCTTCTGCGGCGCGCTCGGCCTCGAGGAGGTCCGCCGCATCGACAACGACAAGGGCAAATTCACCCTGCTGTTCCTGTGCGCGCCGGAGGACAGGGAGTTGGTCGGGCAGTCGAAGGGACGCCCGGCCCCGACCATCGAGCTGACCCACAATTGGGACGAGGAGAGCTATGGCGAGGACCGCTTCTTCGGCCACCTCGCCTACGAGGTCGACGACATCTACGCGACCTGCGACCGCCTGATGAAGATGGGCATTACGATCAACCGCCCGCCGCGCGACGGCCAGATGGCGTTCGTGCGCTCGCCCGATCTGCATTCGGTCGAACTGCTGCAGAAGGGCGACGCGCTGCCGCCGCAGGAGCCGTGGGCGTCGATGCCCAACACCGGTCACTGGTAA
- a CDS encoding response regulator: MKNGKAVVLVVEDNTVIRMGAVDLVLSAGYEALEAHDADAAIRILESRDDIDLVFTDVQMPGTMDGIKLSYYIRDRWPPVKLIVASGDAILEESSLPTGSRFFSKPYDEHTITDAMARLLASDN; the protein is encoded by the coding sequence ATGAAGAACGGCAAGGCCGTCGTCCTCGTGGTCGAAGACAACACCGTCATTCGGATGGGGGCCGTCGATCTGGTGCTGTCGGCCGGCTACGAAGCGCTGGAAGCGCACGATGCGGACGCCGCAATTCGCATTCTCGAATCGCGCGACGACATCGACCTGGTTTTCACCGACGTTCAGATGCCGGGTACGATGGACGGCATCAAGCTGTCGTACTACATCCGCGATCGATGGCCGCCGGTGAAACTGATCGTCGCGTCCGGCGACGCCATCCTCGAAGAGAGCAGCCTGCCCACCGGGAGCCGATTCTTTTCGAAGCCCTACGATGAGCACACGATCACGGACGCCATGGCCCGCCTGCTGGCGAGTGATAACTGA